DNA sequence from the Narcine bancroftii isolate sNarBan1 chromosome 11, sNarBan1.hap1, whole genome shotgun sequence genome:
agagatgacagaaacagacacagtggCATTTGGGCAGGGCACAGAGGAATACAACCATCCAGGCAGATGGGTTTAGTTTTGACTGGTGTGGTCAACACAAACTTGATGGGTCAAAGGGACTGTCTGGTTCAGTGTTCCAAATAGCAGAAGATTTTCCCTCTGCAGCCTCTATCCTTTACATAACTTCCTAGTTATTGTACCGAATCTTCCTCCATATCACAGCCTCAGAGAGGACTACATCTGGGCTCTTTCAGAAAGATTCACATCGCTACTGTGTGAACTTTCCAAAAAGCCAATGACTGAACAgcaatcgagagagagagagagagagagaggttgcctGACTCTTTCCCATCTTAGACCCAGAGGACAGAGATAATTGCACCAAATGCAGCTGCTGCTATAGAAGGAAGGGCAGCTTGCTGTTTCCTGTATACCAGAGCCATCAAGACATTGTCATGGTCTAGATCGGGAAATTATATGTAATATATACAAGTTTCAAGTAACACAGAGCTTTGTAGGAGGTGAGGTATGAGAAGGATGTAAGTACAGTAGCTCGAGAGTGTTTCAGACAGGTCAAAGAAGAGGGAAAGTGCAAGGCAGATCAGCATACATGTGATGTGAATGCAGAATGGTGGGATTATCAACTTTTTGTTTGAATAGACTGGAAAAGGGAAAGATACTGTGAGATCTGGGGCCTCTTGAGGCACCAGTCACAAAGTAAGCACTGCACGTACACCAGGGGGTGAGGAGGTGGGTATAATAGAGCAGGGAAGTTTCACAGTAACTGTGCGGGGCTTAGTGAGACCATACCTTGAGTACTGTTTTAATCTCTATCTGAGGAAGGCGGCTATTATGGAGGGACTGCAGTGAAGCTTCATTGGCCTGATTTCTGGGGTGACGGTTTATGTACAGTTTGGCTAATCTTCACCAGAGTTTATACTGGCAAGGGATCATAGAGTAAAACTCCAATGGTACTGACAGACTCAAGGCAGGAAGGATGTTGCAGACAGTGGGGGGGTCCAGGATCAGAGTCTGAGGAGAGGGAAAGCTATATGGAACAGAAACAAGGAGATACTTCTTCACCCAGACAGTGGTGGAGCAGTGAAATTCACTCGACCACATTATAGAACCTAGAGcactacagtacaggcccttcagccctcgatgttgtgctaacctataccTCTCccccaaaaaatactaaaccctccatacctcgtaaccctctatttatctTCCATCCAAGagattcttaaatgcccctatgttCCAGCTCCATTACTGGCAAAGCatcccaggcccccacaactctatattaaaaaaaacgtatccctgatgtctcccctaaactttcctccagtcACTTTGTCTCTCACCAGCTTGGGAGTACAGTTAATCTGTAGAAAGGGTATGGGGAAAGAACAGAAACAAGGCCAGGTGGGAGGTAGTGTGGCAAACTGAGTGGTGTGTCCAGGATATGCAACTACACCTTGGACTGTCAGGAGCAAGGGTAATAACGAGGACATTCTTTCCTCAGAAACAATAGCTGGAGTTCAGAGCTGCTTCTTACCTGCAGAGAGGTGAACAGCCTTGCTGTAGCCTGCAGCTGATGACATGGCCTGGCCCAGTGTCTGGTTGGACCCGAGAGGCTGTTGGTTGGAGGTGATTTTGTTGCTAGATGCTGCTGTTCGGTGTCTTGACTTGGTGTCCTTGCCTGGCTTTGTCCAGACGAGATTCTCCCCTACCTGAAGTGCTGCTCCAATCTTCTGAGCCATGTCTACCAGCTGCCAGCAACAAACAGGCAGCGGTTACTCAGTTTCAATCCTGAAACCCTGCCTCTCACATACTTCCCTACACATCTTACACTGGAGAAAAGGGTAAAATGCTTGGCTTAATCAGGGCTGCATTATTTCTGAACTTTGCTTTGTACAagaccccccctccacccccatcaaATGCAAAAGGTTTTTGTGTGTGGAGAACAGTCTTGTGGTCTGGTCAGTAACAAAGACTGAGAATATTACGTACTTCTGGATCAAACTCCAGCAAGCTGTTGCTCTCCTTCAGCTTGTTAACTTTCTTCTCCATTTCCTGATACTGGTTCAGAGCTCCCCTTCGGTCCCCTTGACGATACAGTAATATGGAATAGTTTAAATTTATCAGGGGGTTTGACCTGCATAAGAGAAAATGAGGTTGCCATTCATAGCAATGATCTTGCTTCATCAAGGTCTCTGTCACTACTCAACATTGAAAAAAAAgcatctgagagaaaaaaaaaaagccCCAACCCTCTGAGCTCAACATGGTTCATGGGAAGAACAGCCTGAGTACATAGAGGATTCTACTTCATTGAGCCAAAAGCAGCCTCGCGTTCTCATTTGTCAGCAAGTGTACATGAAAACGTAACTAAAGTGTCCCAGGGAGAGGTGTTCATTCCTTCCCAGCCCAGAAACAGCAAAGCACGATGTGGGTACATTGTGACACCTTGATCCAAGCCTGCAGCAGGGGTAAACATTGACAAGACAACCTCTGGCAGACAGGCCAGCAATACTGGGCCAAAGCGcaaatggaatgtggaaatgtacagaaggcCGTTTGGCCACCGGTTCCATTCCATTCAGCTCCTCAGTTATCAACCACCACTGAATCCAAGGTTAATTGATTCCTTCCCTGATACTCACTGGTCAAGACTCACAGCTTGCTCGTAAGATCTCTTCGCATTGTCAGGATCTTCGAGGTTTGTTAAAGCCACTGTCAATACAAGTAAAGAATACAATCACAACGGTTCACCAAAGTCCTTTCTTACTCTTCATCCAAGACCACTGTCTTCCAGTTGTATGTTGTAGAGGTGATGAATCTCAACTCCCAAACCCTGCTCtcttccccacacccctccccaccccaacacccaaaccctgCTCTTTACCCCTCACACCTCATCGCCCCTCGTCCCAAACTCTGTTCTCTACCCCTCACTCCTACCCAGCCCCTGACCCAACTCTCAAACCTGCTCTCTGCCCCCTCACACCTCCTCACCCCCAACCCAACTCCCAAACCATGTTTACTCCtcacacctccccacccccaacccaactCCCAAACCCTGCTCTCTGCCCTACACCACCCCAACTCCAAAACTCTGCTCTCTACCCCTCACACCTCCCCACCCCTCATCCCAACTCCCAAACCCTgctctctaccccactcctctcctctcttctctttggcttggcttcgcagacgaagatttatggagggggtaaaaagtccacgtcagctgcaggctcatttgtggctgacaagtccgatgcgggacaggcagacacggttgcagcggttggggttgggtgttgggtttttcctcctttgccttttgtcagtgaggtgggctctgcggacttcttcaaaggaggttgctgcccgccaaactgtgaggcgccaagatgcacggcagCCCCTGACCCAACTCCCAAACCTCCTCTCTGCCCTTCACACCTACCCAGCCCCATCTCCCAAACCCTGCTCTCTGCCCCCTCACAACTAACCTACTACTGACCCAACTCTCTAACCCTGCTCTCTGCCCTCTCCGGCAGCTGCTGTAAACACACTGCTCAGCGCGAAGATAGGCATTAGACTGAGATGGCCGCAACCTACCCGTGTCCAGTGTTCACTGATTCTTACATATGTCATGAATTGGGATCTATTTCCTTCTATCTGAATGCACAAACCAAGCTGCTACTTGAGGAAGGAGAGCAGGCAGTGATCCTAGCTCTCTTCGCTgcaattaattttgtttttcacAGCGGCACCTCAACAACCTGGAAAGACAGTCAACATGATCTCCACAAAGCCTACCAGTAGAATGGTAGGATAAACCAATCATTACCAGTGTTCCCTCCCAGCCTTTTCTTAAACTATCAATTCTGATGGCCAACACATGGTGCTCATGGCAGAGCCCCATCAAGGCAGGAGATTACCAGGGGACAAGATTCAAGGATACTTTTGATTTTCTTGCGCATTGAAATAGTATAACATCTCCATCGAATTACAGGAATTCATGGCCCTGAAGGTGGAGAAGCCCATTAGGAACTTCGAGTCCATGCACAGATATTCCGCTTTAATATCCTGGCTGCTTTGTTCAACCCACAGTCCCGTTCACACACAGCTGTGGGACTTGGAAATGGGCACAGGTGACCAGATAGAGCCATGCACCTGGAAGGGTTGTGTAGGTGTGGCATGGGGGGCTGTCGGGGAGAAATGTGTGGGTGATGAGTCCATCCTGTTTCCACAGTGTTAGAGAGGTTTCATTAGGAAGTGCTGAAGGTGACAATCAATCAAATGCTCACTCACCAGCCAACAGCATGTAGAGCTCCCCCATCTTCGAGTGCATGTTGATGGCCGCCCTGAGGAAGTGGAATGCTGACGCATTTTGTTGCATTGTCAGGTGCACCAAACCCAGGTTATACAGAATCTTCCAGTCAAAGGGAGCGAGGTAGTTAGCTCTCTTCAAACAGCTGATAGCCTACAGCCAAGAGAACAGTAAGACAGGCTTGGGGAAAGTTGATAATTTCACCGTATCAAGTAGCAAATCGTCAATAAAATTTCAGAAATTAACAAGATgcctctgaattaaagactggtacatggataaggtaaaactcagaaatgctggaagaactcagccggtctcgtagTATCCATAGCaggtatattaccgatgttttgggcctgagtgctTTCTCAAGCTTTGAGTTAAAGGCTGAGGGAAAATGGGGAAGAAtggcaggggaggagtacagatgaACAAAGGGTTGTAATTGTGAAGGTGAGAAATGAGTTTGGCTCCAAATGCAAAGAAATGGGAGGAGTTCAGGTAGGCATGGAAAAGTTGACTGAAAAGGCCTGTCTCCTGCTGTGAAACTGGAGTACAACTAACGCAAGTCGTCCCATAGGTGATGGGACCGAAGAAGTGGGTGCtgagcttgcagatgacacaaagggaAAATAAATTGTAAGGAGGAACTCCTTTTGCCAAAGGCTGGTGAAGCATATTCACTGAATATCAATTAATAAACAGAAGGTCTAAAAAGTTGATGTGGGGGTGGCGGACCTCATCAATGGACAACTGAGTGGCTCtatgggttcaatcctgatctccagtGCACCTTGTGTGGGGTTTCAAAGTTCTCCATGTTCATAggtctctggtttctttccacatcCTAAAGAAAGTTGCCTGGCAGTTTAACTGGCCATTGTAAAATGCCCCTTATCTATTGACAAGTGGTGGAAATGTGGGAGGAACAGTTGTCTCCTCCAAGGGATATATGGAATTGAGTGACTGATGCAGCTGCAGCTTACTATCTTCCTATGAGATGCGCGCATTTCTACACCCTCCCTGAGGAGAATCCTCGCTGTACTTACTGCTACATATTTCTTCTTGCCAAAGAAGCACATTCCGATGTTGTTCCACAGCGGTGGGCTCTCAGGCATGGTGTGAGCTGCTATCCTGTACTTGCTCAGGGCCACATCATAGTCACTGTGGGTCTGCATCATACAACCTGCAGCCAGGACAGCCTGGGAtgaaaagcggggaatcagaagaagccTCGAGTTGCACTCTGCAATACGCGTcgggaagcaaaggactttacCATCTCCAAATCTGCACAAGGAGAATGCTTGGATCTCAACGCCCCATCATTAAATAATCTCAACCTGATTTTCAAATTCCTCGATTCCCCAGAAATAAACAAAGAGAAATGTTCAATCTGCAGACAGAGCCCTTTCATCCACTGAGGCCAATTTTGGCCAACACACCACAGGGAGAATGCTCAGGAAATTGAAAGGACTCTCAATTAAAATAGCATTAATGTATCTAACGGCAGAGGAGTCGATGAGTAGCGGGAACGCATTCAGTTACTTGGTGTCCTACTGATTCAGAAATCAACCTAGTGATGTATTGCTCATcatctagggcagtggttctcaatcctttCCCCACTCCATACCACCTTTATAATCTGTCCTttataaccacagagcacctatggcgtgGAATGGTTTGTGAGGGATTATTTAAGGCTATGCATGAGTGGACAAAAGGGtgaagaaccactgatctatggcaTGTGTCCTTGGTATGAAGGCCAAAAATAcaccagtgtggtctcaccaagcccGGTCCAATTGCAGAAACTCTAAAGTACATCCAAAGCCCACAATTAATCTTTAAAATAGGTTCTAATTTTCCAAGTAAATGATAAAAAGGAGcaaaaattaggccattcagcccatcgagtctcttctgcttttcccaTCCATGCTAATgtgtttttcctttcaaccctatTCTGCCTTCTCTCTATTACCAtttacacccttaataatcaagaacctatcgaccagtgctttaaatatacccaatgtcaTAGCCTCCACAAATATTACCCATTTTCTTCCACCTGCCATCTTCCAGGCCATTTATTTGTCAGGTCTCTGTGCAATCTTTCCACCCTCTTCAAAATTTACTTACATACAACTTTGTAACAATACACAAAATGAATTCAAATCTTCTTATAATCTGGCTTAATCATGGCTTTTCAGTTAGACCCTTTTCTGGGCCATTGGCAGTACCTCTCGGGTTCCATGGCCGACGCTGATGAAGATCCGTTAAAACCAGCCCTTTCAGGGATTTCTTAAAGGAAGCTCGacaatgtttgtgtgcatttatTCTTATTAACATTGAACAGTGGTTCTAACTTGGTCAAGGAAAGAAGGCTGTTAAGTGATTGAATCTTATCATGTTAGCAGTGGTATCCAAACACATTAATCAGTACCTTATAATTGTTAGGGTTGTAGGTCAGAGCATTTCCTAAATGCTCAAAAGCCTTCTGGTATATTCCAAGCTGAAAGCCAGACACATACAGGATTGTTGGTTGACATTTTTACATTTAGTCTTATACAATGTGACAGAATGatatagaacaggcccttcatccctcctGTCTACACTCCACATGCCCAGGTTAAACCAAAACTCTTCTGcttgatacatatccctctatgTCCTGCCTGTTCACGTGTCCAGCTAGTAATTTATTAAATGCTACTACCATATCTAGTTCCACCACTCCTCCTGGCAGCCCACTCCAggcatctaccactctctgtaaaaaaaaatgccccACACACTCCTTTAAAAGTACATCCCTCTCcaccaccttaaatgcatgttttCTACCCACAGAATGAGATTCTGATGGTCTCCCCTATCAATACATCTCTTAATGTTATAAACTTCTATTAGGTCTCTCCTTAGCCTTCATTCCAAGAaaataatccaagtttgtccaatctctccccgaAATTCATACCCTTTaattcagacaacatcctggtaaatctcttctgtacccttgcCAACCCCTCCATTTCCTTCCTACATTTAATACTCCAAATGCCATCGAACCAAAGTTTTATGAACTGCAGCATGACTTCTTTACTTTGAATATCAATGCCCCATGCACCAGCTGGAGCCAAGGCTACTCGATGAACAAAAGGGCTGATGCAGAGAAAGAGCAGGTAGTGTGGAGCAAATGCTGCATAACTTTGCCTCTTTGaggtcattcaggagcctgataataGAGAGAGAAACTCTAGTTGAATCTGGTGGTTTGTGATGTCATTCTggattttttctcctattgggaggaggtgaagaggatTTCAGGAATAGAATGAATCTTGGCTGAGAATGAACGAGCAAACTGGCTTGACAGTAGGAGTCAGAGGGGATCACACAGGGTTGTTTTTTCTGATTAGAAGTCTGTGACCAGAGGTGTGCCACAGAGATCCTCTGTTATCCATATTAACGATGTGGAAGAGAATGTAGTTCACGTGGTTTAATACACAGAATGCTGGGTCAGGCATACTCCATGGAAGGCAATCGATAGTCTATTCCCTGAAATGCTATCTTTCTGTTGCCTGCTTaccccctgagttcctccagcatttggtgtGTTGGTGAAGTTAGCCAAGCAACTGCAGTATTTCTTGTTAACGTGGTTagtaaatttgaagatgacactaaaattggggATATTGTGGATAATGACGAAGGTTTTCTGAGTTTACCACAGGATTTGAGAGTGTGGTGAGAGCAAAAGGGCTCCTGAAGAGCCTCGggcgctgagggcttcctgatggcgtcagaggtttgaatctgaaCCTccagttgccaatggattgaacaggagtctgtgtggctgcggaggttgagggagcactggaggcgaatctacggacacttggaGTCAGAaggagctctcttttgcttctctttctctcttactgcacGGGGAACCAGGCAACACgaatgactctttgtctgcctttcagCAGACAGGAGGCCATTTCATAtagtattacatgttctgtactcgTACGTGACAATAGAATCTTGATCAAGATCAACCGGGGAAGGTCCAAGGAacggcaggtggaatttaaattggatAAGTATGAGTGGatgcattttggtaagtcaaaccagggtaggacgaggacatgcacagtaaatggcaggaccctGGAGAGTGTTATGGATCAGAGAAACCGAGTCGAACAGGTATATAGTTACTTGAAAGTAGACACACGACACGTTTGCCATCATTGCCAAAGGGTGTCGCGTACAGGAGTCAGGACGACATGTTGCGACTGCACCAAATGgtggtgcagttttggttgctgaaTCCTGGAAGGATGTTATGAAGCCAGAAAGAGTGGAAACTGATTCACAAGGATGCTGAGTGATAAGAAAGGGAGTCGGCAGCAGAAGGAGTATAAAGTTgcgaggggcatagataggtaaatggtcacagtcttttccccagggtaagggTGTCTAGGATGAAAGGCCAAAGATTTATAGtgagagtggaaagatttaaaagagatcagaggggcaacattttcatacagaggatggtggggatgttaaatgagctgccaaaggaagtggtagaggcaggtacaataattacaatgtttaaaatacatttatagGACATGGATTTgtgttccaccccctcccccaatatcTCCCTCTGTGACCACAAGAAGTGCGGCACGAgcaccaacacctcctccctcaccaccattcgaggccccaaacaacctttccaagtgaagcaacactgcgCCTGTAAAtgtgcaggagtcatctactgcatctggttctcccatcgtggcctcctctacattgggaaGATTAGGAGGTCACTTAACTCTTCCCACTGCAACaggaaggacctcccagtggccatcacTTCAGTTCCACACTGACCTGACTGTCaaaggcctcatgtactgccaaattgaggccacttgtaaattggaggaacggcACTTTGTCTTCCATCTCTGCAGTCTCTAACCAGATGCCATCCATTTCTGGTAACCCCCTTCCCCCATTCTCTCCCTttacctatccctctgtctccctttcagctcccactcctttcccttccttccaccaaAGATGGTTAACTCCATCTTCCCCAAAGcttctaaattattttatttagaaATTTTGCACACATTTTCTCAATCACAAATAGTAGCTTTGGTAATGACAACAATGAGTAAAATGGTTAAATCCAGGAGCTCAGCACAAAGTGTGACATTACCTGTAGGTACAATAATCCCAAGGTGGTCAGAAGCTCAGCATTTTCTGGAGAAAATCTACCGAAAGGAATGGCAGAGTTAAAAGAACTTGACAACCAAAAAAgctccagatgctggaaatgaAAGAATATGAAGGATGTATTCGATAGCTATTCGTCTGTAAAGTAGGGCTACTGGCTTGAAGTAGTAATGCTTCTCTCAGAAGGGACTGTCTTTCCTTTGATACTGGCCCCATGTGATATTCCAGAACAAGTTCACTTTAAGTTTTTGGCAACCTGATCTTCCCCGGTTGTTCTCTTCCCCTGTCTCTCTGGCCAACAGCCTTTGGCTACCACTAGCTGTGCCCCAACTTCCCAGACCTCTATCTTCCTAAGTCCCTCCAAACTGTCCTCACTGCAGTCCATGGACCAGCAGGCACCTCACATTACTCTCAACCACTTTCTGCTGTGACTGCTCTCCTACTCTACTCTGCATTGCTTCCTTAAGGACAAAAGAATTGAAAGTTATGGTATGATTGATGAGATTACTGGAAATAATCATAACTCATCTGGTTCCACACTTACTCTACTGCCTTCTTATAAATTTCCACAGCCCCTTCAGTGTTTCCCTCCAGCAGGTAAAGTTTGCCCAACACAATGAAGGTCAGGTCATGTTTGCTGCTTTGGAGTGCACAGCTCAGATGAAACTTGGCCTGCGGACATAAGAAACATAAAGATAAGCCAGTCAAcccctcaagcctgctctgcctttTAAAAATCCAACCCAGACATCCCCACTGTGTCCTCCAAGCTTTCAACCTCCcacacctccagtttaaattccatacggaatattttggaggattaagaaccatataaccacttacaacacagaacaggccagttcggccctactagtccatgccggaacaaatccccaccctcctagtcccaccgaccagcacccggtccatacccctccaatcctctcccctccatgtaacaatccagtctttccttaaatgtaaccaatgatcctgcctcgaccacgtctgctggaagctcattccacatccctaccaccctttgcgtaaagaaattttccctcatgttccccttataattttcccccttcaatcttaaaccatgccctctggtttgaatatctcccactcttaattgaaaaagcctatccacattgactctctgtcccttttaaaatcttgaacacctccatcaaatccccctcaatcttctacgctccagagaaaaaagccccaggctgctgtaaggtaaaacatcatgagatgggaatgtgtagggagttaccctgtacagggcagtaacaagaaggggaggtgtccctgtactcctgttaggtaaaacatcatgagatgggaatgtacagggctgtaacaagatgtgaatgcatccttgtacttacaagataagagagacattgatggattgagaggcaggaagctagcagggaaaggatagcaacagttttagtcattggacaagtaatgatatgatgatgttctaagcacatatccaagggtataaaaaatcaccattttgctgataacggcagaatgcattctccgactaacatgtttagtcgcaagtgttacaatccggtaataaagaacaaagaacc
Encoded proteins:
- the bbs4 gene encoding Bardet-Biedl syndrome 4 protein isoform X3, with protein sequence MRLARQSSKNSCRKHRGCVNMLSMCKTCAILNPQNVENLKQAARSLYLLGKHKAAIEVYSEAAKLNEKDWEIGHNLGVCFMHLKNFEKAKFHLSCALQSSKHDLTFIVLGKLYLLEGNTEGAVEIYKKAVEFSPENAELLTTLGLLYLQLGIYQKAFEHLGNALTYNPNNYKAVLAAGCMMQTHSDYDVALSKYRIAAHTMPESPPLWNNIGMCFFGKKKYVAAISCLKRANYLAPFDWKILYNLGLVHLTMQQNASAFHFLRAAINMHSKMGELYMLLAVALTNLEDPDNAKRSYEQAVSLDQSNPLINLNYSILLYRQGDRRGALNQYQEMEKKVNKLKESNSLLEFDPELVDMAQKIGAALQVGENLVWTKPGKDTKSRHRTAASSNKITSNQQPLGSNQTLGQAMSSAAGYSKAVHLSADGWMTRQKPPSLPLEPESSAESSTEDLGGKQNLR
- the bbs4 gene encoding Bardet-Biedl syndrome 4 protein isoform X2, yielding MADLEKEPMVQHSDVSNDLRKSRSKKAPGLPILEKRNWLIHLYYIRKDYETCKAIVKEQLQETQGMCEYAVYVQALIFRLEGKIQESFELFQTCAILNPQNVENLKQAARSLYLLGKHKAAIEVYSEAAKLNEKDWEIGHNLGVCFMHLKNFEKAKFHLSCALQSSKHDLTFIVLGKLYLLEGNTEGAVEIYKKAVEFSPENAELLTTLGLLYLQLGIYQKAFEHLGNALTYNPNNYKAVLAAGCMMQTHSDYDVALSKYRIAAHTMPESPPLWNNIGMCFFGKKKYVAAISCLKRANYLAPFDWKILYNLGLVHLTMQQNASAFHFLRAAINMHSKMGELYMLLAVALTNLEDPDNAKRSYEQAVSLDQSNPLINLNYSILLYRQGDRRGALNQYQEMEKKVNKLKESNSLLEFDPELVDMAQKIGAALQVGENLVWTKPGKDTKSRHRTAASSNKITSNQQPLGSNQTLGQAMSSAAGYSKAVHLSADGWMTRQKPPSLPLEPESSAESSTEDLGGKQNLR
- the bbs4 gene encoding Bardet-Biedl syndrome 4 protein isoform X4 — encoded protein: MCEYAVYVQALIFRLEGKIQESFELFQTCAILNPQNVENLKQAARSLYLLGKHKAAIEVYSEAAKLNEKDWEIGHNLGVCFMHLKNFEKAKFHLSCALQSSKHDLTFIVLGKLYLLEGNTEGAVEIYKKAVEFSPENAELLTTLGLLYLQLGIYQKAFEHLGNALTYNPNNYKAVLAAGCMMQTHSDYDVALSKYRIAAHTMPESPPLWNNIGMCFFGKKKYVAAISCLKRANYLAPFDWKILYNLGLVHLTMQQNASAFHFLRAAINMHSKMGELYMLLAVALTNLEDPDNAKRSYEQAVSLDQSNPLINLNYSILLYRQGDRRGALNQYQEMEKKVNKLKESNSLLEFDPELVDMAQKIGAALQVGENLVWTKPGKDTKSRHRTAASSNKITSNQQPLGSNQTLGQAMSSAAGYSKAVHLSADGWMTRQKPPSLPLEPESSAESSTEDLGGKQNLR
- the bbs4 gene encoding Bardet-Biedl syndrome 4 protein isoform X1, whose protein sequence is MAAGAEGMADLEKEPMVQHSDVSNDLRKSRSKKAPGLPILEKRNWLIHLYYIRKDYETCKAIVKEQLQETQGMCEYAVYVQALIFRLEGKIQESFELFQTCAILNPQNVENLKQAARSLYLLGKHKAAIEVYSEAAKLNEKDWEIGHNLGVCFMHLKNFEKAKFHLSCALQSSKHDLTFIVLGKLYLLEGNTEGAVEIYKKAVEFSPENAELLTTLGLLYLQLGIYQKAFEHLGNALTYNPNNYKAVLAAGCMMQTHSDYDVALSKYRIAAHTMPESPPLWNNIGMCFFGKKKYVAAISCLKRANYLAPFDWKILYNLGLVHLTMQQNASAFHFLRAAINMHSKMGELYMLLAVALTNLEDPDNAKRSYEQAVSLDQSNPLINLNYSILLYRQGDRRGALNQYQEMEKKVNKLKESNSLLEFDPELVDMAQKIGAALQVGENLVWTKPGKDTKSRHRTAASSNKITSNQQPLGSNQTLGQAMSSAAGYSKAVHLSADGWMTRQKPPSLPLEPESSAESSTEDLGGKQNLR